TGGATTCAAAAGGCCAGGCGTAACCGCATATCAAAAAAAACGGATATGTAGAGAAGGCCATCAGTTGAGCAGCGAGCAGCTGGCTCTTAAACAACGTGCCTATCCAAACGGCCATCGGAATCAGCGTCAGGATAAACAGGAACAACAGTACCGCCAGGTCGCGGTAGCTGCCCCGGAACGGCAGGTGCAGCACCTGGTAGTTGACCGTCATAAAAAATGCGGCATAGGCCAGGTACAGCAGCAGGTAAAAAGCTGCTTTGCCATACAGCATGCCCGATAATCCTCCTCCCATCGTCACCAGCCGGCCGATGTTATTATTCTCCCGTTCCAGCGCGATGCTGCCGGAAAGCCCCAGCAGCAAAGTCTGTTGCAGGATGAGCACCAACAGCACGGGCAACAGAAAACCGCCATAACTGGCCTGCGGGTTATACAACGGCCGGTAATCAATATTCACCGGCATCGCTTCCTGCAAGGCCATGGTAGAGTTGAGTCCCATCTTTTCCTGGTATTGCAGCCGCACGCCGGCGCCGATGGTCAATCCCAATTGTGTAATCGCGCCTGTCAGTTCACTCGAAGGCAGGAAACGTGCCCCGTTCACCGCCAGTACCACGTCTGCCTGCTGCAACGACAGCACTTTGCTTTGCATCCCTTTGGGGATATAAAAGTACCCCTGTGCATCTCCCCTGTACATCTGCTCCTGCGCCTCCTCCAGGGAGGCCGCCCTCATGACGGCCACTATCTGCATATTATTCATCTGCTCCACAAACATGCGCGACATCTCGCTCCGGTCATCGTCTGCCACGGCCAGTACCACCTTTTCTTCTACCTTGTAACTATAGATGGTGCCATAAAAGAAAACATAAAACAACGGCGCCAGCAACAGGGTGAGCAACAGGCTGTGATTACCGGCCACCAGCCTTATTTCCCGCAGGAACAATGCGCCTATGTTGTTTTTCACCTCAGGCATGTTGCACTGTTGATTGTTGAAGGGTACGCTGAAAAAGAACAATGGACACCGGCAGGCCGACCACGGCAAACAGCAGCATATGCGCCATTTCCAGCCGAACATAACGCAGCGGCAGGTCCATAAAATACACCTTAAAAAAAGCATCCACAAAAGGCGTCAGCGGCATGATCATCGCGTAGTACTGATCATACCAGGGCATGCCCCACCGCGGAAAAGTAAACCCGCTGAACACAAACGCAGGCGACGTATAGAAGATGCCCACATCGCAGGCCAGCAACAGATCTTTGAAGATGGCAGACACCATCATGCCTACACTGATACAGGCCAGCATCAGCAAAGTGAAGATGGTAAACAGCCCCCAGCTGAACAACTGTGCCCCCGCCGCAAACAACGGATAGATCACCAGCGTGATCATAATATAGTCAACCCAGGCCACAGTGAGGTAGGCCAGCGATTTTCCGATAATGGCATTGGACGCCGATCCGTTGCTCACTTCGTATAGCTCTCCCAGTGAGTGGGTCTTATGCTCGTAGTTCAGTGCCAGCGCCACCACCATGATCATCATCATTTGCATGGCCACCGCAATAACGCCCGGTACCAGGTATTGCTGATAGTCGTACCGCGGGTTGTATAAGGTGAACGATTGTAGCTGCACCGGCATCACCAGCGCCATGGCTTTTCCGGCGGGCATACCTGTTTTCATGAGCTTTTGCAGCTGCACCCCTGCGGCGGCGGTGAGCAGCACCTGCGCAGCGTCTTTGTAGAGCAGCTTTGCCGGTACCAGGTAAGATACGTTGGTGTAGATCGTAATGTAAACCGGTTGCC
This window of the Chitinophaga varians genome carries:
- a CDS encoding ABC transporter permease, yielding MPEVKNNIGALFLREIRLVAGNHSLLLTLLLAPLFYVFFYGTIYSYKVEEKVVLAVADDDRSEMSRMFVEQMNNMQIVAVMRAASLEEAQEQMYRGDAQGYFYIPKGMQSKVLSLQQADVVLAVNGARFLPSSELTGAITQLGLTIGAGVRLQYQEKMGLNSTMALQEAMPVNIDYRPLYNPQASYGGFLLPVLLVLILQQTLLLGLSGSIALERENNNIGRLVTMGGGLSGMLYGKAAFYLLLYLAYAAFFMTVNYQVLHLPFRGSYRDLAVLLFLFILTLIPMAVWIGTLFKSQLLAAQLMAFSTYPFFLICGYAWPFESMPPALQGLSSLLPLTPFVKVYTSVVQTGGTLREHAGSVVHLLLLWVFYLLLALWGLKRLNKKQQPLSL
- a CDS encoding ABC transporter permease, which translates into the protein MIRSILKVALREWKRILAFPVYYLAMLVLPPVLCLLYAGIYNRHFAEDLPVAIWDEANSPLSRQFTFMLEQTESIHITQQVQSEGELQAMLHNGKVMGAIHFPRRMDEQIKSRQPVYITIYTNVSYLVPAKLLYKDAAQVLLTAAAGVQLQKLMKTGMPAGKAMALVMPVQLQSFTLYNPRYDYQQYLVPGVIAVAMQMMMIMVVALALNYEHKTHSLGELYEVSNGSASNAIIGKSLAYLTVAWVDYIMITLVIYPLFAAGAQLFSWGLFTIFTLLMLACISVGMMVSAIFKDLLLACDVGIFYTSPAFVFSGFTFPRWGMPWYDQYYAMIMPLTPFVDAFFKVYFMDLPLRYVRLEMAHMLLFAVVGLPVSIVLFQRTLQQSTVQHA